A genome region from Pseudomonas anguilliseptica includes the following:
- a CDS encoding CaiB/BaiF CoA transferase family protein — MSGPLSSLKVLDFSTLLPGPFASLLLADMGAEVLRVESPSRMDLVRVLPPHDGGVSASHAYLNRNKRCIALDLKKPEAVEMVKQLVAEYDIVLEQFRPGVMDKLGVGYEALKAINPKLIYVSVTGYGQSGPYKDRAGHDINYLALAGIASYTGRRDSGPLPLGIQAADIAGGSLHGVIGLLAAVIQRQATGLGQQVDISMTDCVFSLHGMAGAGYLAAGVEPAMENQALNGGSFYDYYRTRDGRWFSVGSLEPQFMQQFCAAIGRPELAARGLSQKPEDQQALKREIEIEFEKRDFSEWGQVFAGLDACVEPLLNLSEAVEHPQIKARGLVTEVPRAGSCPQAQIACPIKFSSGLPEPRHIGATLGAHTSEVLAELGYSAEQIAQLKAAKVVA; from the coding sequence ATGTCAGGCCCGCTGTCGTCACTGAAAGTGCTGGATTTCTCCACTCTGCTGCCGGGGCCGTTTGCCTCTTTGCTGCTGGCTGATATGGGCGCTGAGGTACTGCGCGTGGAATCGCCCAGCCGAATGGATCTGGTGCGTGTGCTGCCGCCGCATGACGGCGGCGTATCGGCCAGCCATGCGTACCTCAATCGCAACAAGCGCTGCATCGCTCTGGATCTGAAAAAGCCTGAAGCGGTGGAGATGGTCAAGCAGCTGGTGGCCGAGTACGACATCGTGCTGGAGCAGTTTCGTCCCGGTGTTATGGACAAGCTCGGCGTGGGCTACGAGGCGCTTAAGGCAATCAACCCGAAGCTGATTTATGTATCGGTCACCGGCTACGGCCAGAGCGGCCCGTACAAGGACCGCGCCGGCCACGACATCAACTACCTGGCTCTGGCCGGTATCGCCAGCTACACCGGGCGCCGCGACAGCGGGCCGTTGCCACTGGGTATTCAGGCGGCGGATATCGCGGGTGGCTCGCTGCACGGGGTAATCGGCCTGCTCGCCGCAGTGATCCAGCGCCAGGCCACGGGGCTGGGCCAGCAGGTGGATATCAGCATGACTGACTGCGTCTTCAGCCTGCACGGTATGGCCGGCGCGGGCTATTTGGCCGCAGGGGTGGAGCCGGCGATGGAAAACCAGGCGCTGAATGGCGGCAGCTTCTACGACTACTACCGCACCCGCGACGGCCGCTGGTTCTCGGTCGGCAGCCTGGAGCCGCAGTTTATGCAGCAGTTCTGCGCCGCCATCGGCCGTCCGGAGCTGGCTGCGCGGGGGCTGTCGCAGAAGCCTGAAGATCAGCAAGCGCTCAAGCGCGAGATCGAAATCGAGTTCGAAAAACGCGATTTCTCCGAGTGGGGCCAGGTGTTCGCCGGGCTGGATGCCTGCGTGGAACCGCTGCTCAACCTTAGCGAGGCGGTCGAACACCCGCAGATCAAGGCTCGTGGCCTGGTCACCGAGGTGCCACGCGCGGGCAGTTGCCCGCAGGCACAGATTGCCTGCCCGATCAAATTCTCCAGCGGTTTGCCCGAACCTCGGCATATCGGCGCAACCCTGGGTGCACATACCAGCGAGGTGCTGGCAGAACTGGGCTACAGCGCTGAGCAGATTGCCCAACTCAAGGCGGCCAAGGTGGTGGCCTAA
- a CDS encoding AMP-binding protein codes for MIDQLPLERLALWVEKRPDAVWLSQPVNGQWHDLTWAQVDDQARRMATALHALGCAPGDRVALLAKNCAEWIIADLAIMLAGLISVPLYPLQSAESIDYVLRHSQCKAIFLGKLDEPAKLAPGISAEVMRIAMPYPTIDANHGWHALLTAHQPLRDSHTQSPDELLSILYTSGTTGQPKGVMLSAKAFAIAGGRSVKELQITEQDQYFSYLPLSHAAERFLVEMTALYSGGRIAFVESLETFASDLRHVRPTVFFSVPRLWTRFQQGVLKKLPQPKLARLLGIPLIGGLVASKIRKGLGLDRARILVSGAAAIPRALLDWYQSIGITICEGYGMTEHLAYGCFNRPGQVRFGTVGRPMPGNELRIAENGEIFLRCPSLMLGYYQDPERTAETITDGWLHTGDKGEVDAAGYLKITGRVKDIFKTSKGKYIAPAPIEGEIAKNLWVEQVCLMGSNLDQPLALIELSPAAREQAREQVAADLAQTLQQLNNQLQPHERLSHFVLVREAWTVDNGCMTPTMKIRRNVLEARFADQLSELDAKQPLHWQ; via the coding sequence ATGATCGATCAACTGCCCTTGGAGCGCCTGGCGCTCTGGGTTGAGAAGCGCCCCGATGCGGTCTGGCTCAGCCAGCCGGTAAACGGCCAGTGGCATGACCTCACCTGGGCCCAGGTGGATGACCAGGCGCGGCGCATGGCCACGGCCTTGCACGCGCTGGGCTGCGCGCCGGGAGACCGGGTTGCGCTCTTGGCGAAGAATTGTGCCGAGTGGATCATCGCCGACCTGGCGATCATGCTCGCCGGGCTGATCAGTGTGCCGTTGTATCCGCTGCAGTCGGCCGAGAGCATTGACTATGTGCTGCGCCACTCGCAGTGCAAGGCGATCTTCCTTGGCAAGCTGGATGAGCCGGCCAAGCTGGCGCCGGGTATTTCGGCTGAAGTCATGCGTATCGCCATGCCGTATCCGACCATCGACGCCAACCACGGTTGGCATGCCTTGCTGACAGCGCATCAACCGTTACGTGATAGCCACACGCAGTCGCCGGATGAGTTGCTGAGCATTCTCTATACCTCCGGCACCACCGGTCAGCCCAAGGGCGTGATGCTCTCGGCCAAGGCCTTTGCCATTGCTGGTGGGCGCTCGGTTAAAGAGCTGCAGATCACCGAGCAGGATCAGTATTTCTCCTATCTGCCGCTGTCGCATGCCGCCGAACGTTTTCTAGTGGAAATGACGGCACTGTACAGCGGTGGGCGAATCGCCTTTGTCGAGTCGCTGGAAACCTTTGCCAGTGATCTGCGCCATGTGCGGCCGACCGTGTTCTTCTCTGTGCCACGCTTGTGGACGCGTTTTCAGCAGGGCGTGCTGAAAAAGCTGCCGCAGCCCAAGCTGGCGCGGTTGCTGGGTATTCCTCTGATCGGCGGCCTGGTGGCGAGCAAGATTCGCAAAGGCCTGGGCCTGGATCGTGCGCGCATTCTGGTCAGCGGCGCGGCGGCGATTCCACGTGCGTTGCTCGATTGGTATCAGAGTATCGGCATCACCATCTGCGAGGGCTACGGCATGACCGAGCACCTGGCCTATGGCTGTTTCAACCGGCCAGGGCAGGTGCGTTTCGGCACCGTGGGCCGACCAATGCCGGGCAATGAACTGCGCATCGCCGAGAATGGCGAAATCTTCCTGCGTTGCCCCAGTCTGATGCTGGGCTACTACCAGGATCCGGAGAGAACTGCAGAAACCATCACCGATGGCTGGCTGCATACCGGCGACAAGGGCGAGGTCGACGCGGCCGGTTACCTGAAAATCACCGGACGGGTAAAGGACATCTTCAAGACCAGCAAGGGCAAGTACATCGCCCCGGCGCCGATTGAAGGCGAGATCGCCAAGAATCTCTGGGTTGAGCAGGTGTGTCTGATGGGCAGTAATCTGGATCAGCCACTGGCGCTGATCGAGCTGTCTCCGGCTGCCCGTGAGCAGGCTCGCGAGCAGGTGGCGGCCGACCTTGCGCAAACCCTGCAGCAGCTTAATAACCAGCTGCAGCCCCATGAACGCCTTAGCCACTTTGTACTGGTGCGTGAAGCCTGGACGGTGGACAACGGCTGCATGACCCCGACCATGAAAATCCGCCGCAACGTACTGGAAGCTCGCTTTGCCGATCAGCTCAGTGAGCTGGATGCCAAGCAGCCGCTGCATTGGCAGTAG
- a CDS encoding amidohydrolase family protein: MNRVRGAIDVWAQPASGLLRERIPEVARLFEKSGSGHLLEQRLTPEQTVVQMDEAGVDTLMLAAWCRPEGWVITNDEVAEFTRAFPERFVGVATVDLSKPVAAVRELERAVHELGSKALRIVPWLWKLPPNHRLYYPLYVKCIELDIPFCTQVGHTGPLMPSETGRPVPYLDEVALDFPELRIVAGHIGHPWTDEMIGVAWKHDNVYIDTSAYLPRYYPAQLLQFMQSYGAGKVLFGSNFPQLSLSRCMAQVKELGLSEEVEARFLYGNARRVFKL; encoded by the coding sequence ATGAATCGAGTACGTGGCGCTATCGATGTTTGGGCACAACCGGCCAGTGGCCTGTTGCGCGAACGTATCCCAGAAGTGGCGCGGCTGTTCGAGAAGTCTGGCAGCGGGCATTTGCTTGAGCAGCGCCTGACTCCGGAACAGACCGTGGTGCAGATGGACGAGGCCGGGGTGGACACGCTGATGCTGGCGGCTTGGTGTCGCCCGGAAGGCTGGGTCATCACGAATGATGAGGTGGCCGAGTTCACTCGCGCCTTTCCCGAGCGCTTCGTCGGCGTGGCCACGGTCGATCTGAGCAAGCCGGTCGCGGCGGTACGCGAGCTGGAGCGGGCGGTGCATGAGCTGGGCAGCAAGGCGCTGCGCATCGTGCCGTGGCTGTGGAAATTACCGCCCAACCACCGCCTGTACTACCCGCTGTATGTGAAGTGCATCGAGCTGGACATCCCGTTCTGCACCCAGGTCGGCCACACCGGGCCGCTGATGCCCTCGGAAACCGGGCGGCCGGTGCCCTATCTGGATGAGGTGGCGCTGGATTTTCCCGAGCTGCGCATAGTCGCCGGGCATATCGGCCATCCCTGGACCGACGAGATGATCGGCGTGGCCTGGAAACACGACAACGTTTATATCGATACCTCGGCCTACCTGCCGCGCTACTACCCGGCGCAGCTGCTGCAGTTTATGCAGAGCTACGGGGCGGGCAAGGTGTTGTTTGGCAGCAACTTCCCGCAGTTGTCGCTCAGCCGTTGCATGGCTCAGGTCAAAGAGCTCGGTTTGAGCGAGGAGGTGGAGGCCCGGTTTCTGTATGGCAATGCGCGGCGGGTATTCAAACTCTGA
- a CDS encoding acyl-CoA dehydrogenase family protein, whose amino-acid sequence MQRLIFDTEHNMFRDAFAAFLKKEVLPHQDEWEAAGVVSREAWKKAGDMGFLLPWADEEYGGAGLKDFRYEQIMCEELAKINEPGFMLPLHSALCGPYVAEYGNAEQKARFMPGIISGELILAVAMTEPSAGSDLAGMRTNAVDQGDHYVLNGSKVFISNGLLADVVIVAAKTDPNNKHAMGLFLVERGMEGFERGKNLEKLGMKSQDTAELFFNNVKVPKANLLGDAKGGFFYLMNMLAQERLTNACGAVAAAEAALQTTIDYVKERKAFDRPISHFQNTRFKLAEMRTQIDVAQVFVDRCVTDHNEKKLTPEVAAEAKLFTTELLCKVVDEGVQLHGGWGYMWEYPICKMYANARIQRIFAGTSEIMKEIISRGMKL is encoded by the coding sequence ATGCAGCGCCTTATTTTCGATACCGAACACAACATGTTTCGAGACGCGTTCGCCGCCTTTCTGAAAAAGGAAGTGTTGCCACATCAGGATGAATGGGAAGCGGCCGGCGTGGTCAGCCGCGAGGCGTGGAAGAAGGCTGGCGACATGGGCTTTCTGCTGCCGTGGGCGGATGAGGAGTACGGCGGTGCCGGGCTCAAGGACTTCCGTTACGAGCAGATCATGTGTGAGGAACTGGCGAAGATTAATGAGCCGGGCTTTATGCTGCCGCTGCACTCGGCGCTGTGCGGCCCCTATGTCGCCGAATACGGCAATGCCGAGCAGAAGGCGCGTTTTATGCCGGGCATCATCAGCGGTGAGCTGATTCTGGCGGTGGCGATGACCGAGCCGAGCGCCGGTTCGGACCTGGCGGGTATGCGTACCAACGCGGTGGATCAGGGCGATCACTATGTGCTCAACGGCTCCAAGGTGTTTATCTCCAACGGCCTGCTGGCCGACGTGGTGATCGTGGCGGCCAAGACCGACCCGAACAACAAGCACGCCATGGGCCTGTTCCTGGTGGAGCGCGGAATGGAAGGTTTCGAGCGCGGCAAGAACCTGGAAAAACTCGGCATGAAGAGCCAGGACACCGCCGAGCTGTTCTTCAATAACGTCAAGGTGCCCAAGGCCAACCTGTTGGGCGACGCCAAAGGCGGCTTCTTCTATCTGATGAATATGCTCGCCCAGGAACGCCTGACCAACGCCTGCGGCGCGGTGGCGGCAGCCGAGGCTGCGCTACAGACCACCATCGACTATGTGAAAGAGCGCAAGGCCTTCGACCGGCCGATTTCGCACTTCCAGAACACCCGTTTCAAGCTGGCGGAAATGCGTACGCAGATCGACGTGGCGCAGGTGTTTGTCGACCGCTGCGTAACCGACCACAACGAGAAGAAACTCACCCCGGAAGTGGCCGCCGAGGCCAAGCTGTTCACCACAGAGCTGCTGTGCAAGGTGGTCGATGAGGGTGTGCAGCTGCACGGCGGCTGGGGCTATATGTGGGAGTATCCGATCTGCAAGATGTACGCGAACGCACGCATCCAGCGCATCTTCGCCGGCACCTCGGAGATTATGAAAGAAATTATCAGCCGTGGTATGAAACTGTGA
- a CDS encoding AraC family transcriptional regulator, protein MRERTIASHFVCAALRGAERQGHDCTQLLRQLCIQPALLDEPRARVAPEQFARLVQLLWESLDDEYLGFGRLRSKRGTFAMMCYAIIHCHSLEKALGRGALFYSLFPEAPTISIQREGDWARLSVDDSTLWDPDHFLVESLLVIWHRLGSWLIGQRIRLEEATFTYSQPAHAGEYELLFPCTRRFTAGRTSLLFHARYLTMPLLQDERTLKQFLQHSPADLLARPDGGDSLISQIRRLLGRDCSNWPDLDAVAQQLHMSPQTLRRHLREEGSSFQELKDHLRRDLAIYHLGRDELAIQDIAEQLGFSEPSAFHRAFKKWTGLTPGAYRAQEG, encoded by the coding sequence ATGCGCGAACGCACCATCGCCAGCCACTTTGTCTGCGCCGCCTTGCGCGGCGCCGAACGCCAGGGCCACGACTGCACACAACTGCTGCGCCAATTGTGCATCCAACCGGCATTGCTCGACGAGCCCCGCGCGCGGGTCGCCCCGGAACAGTTCGCCCGCCTGGTGCAACTGCTGTGGGAAAGCCTCGACGACGAATACCTGGGTTTCGGCCGCCTGCGCAGCAAACGCGGCACCTTCGCCATGATGTGTTACGCGATCATCCACTGCCATTCCCTGGAAAAAGCCCTGGGCCGTGGCGCGCTGTTCTACAGCCTGTTCCCGGAAGCTCCGACCATCAGCATCCAGCGTGAAGGCGACTGGGCACGGCTGAGCGTGGACGACTCCACCCTATGGGACCCCGACCACTTTCTAGTGGAAAGCCTGCTGGTGATCTGGCATCGCCTCGGCAGCTGGCTGATCGGCCAACGCATCCGCCTGGAAGAAGCTACCTTCACCTACAGCCAACCCGCCCACGCCGGCGAATACGAACTGCTTTTCCCCTGCACCAGACGCTTTACCGCAGGTCGCACCAGCCTGCTGTTCCATGCGCGCTACCTGACCATGCCGCTGCTGCAGGATGAACGCACCCTCAAACAGTTCCTCCAGCACTCCCCCGCCGACCTACTGGCCCGCCCGGATGGCGGCGATAGCCTGATCAGCCAAATCCGCCGCCTGCTAGGGCGCGACTGCAGCAACTGGCCGGACCTGGACGCCGTCGCCCAGCAACTGCATATGAGCCCGCAAACCCTCCGCCGGCATTTACGCGAGGAAGGCTCGAGCTTTCAGGAATTGAAAGACCACCTGCGCCGCGACCTGGCGATTTATCACCTGGGCCGCGATGAACTGGCGATTCAGGATATTGCTGAGCAACTGGGGTTTTCTGAACCGTCGGCCTTTCACCGGGCGTTTAAGAAATGGACGGGGTTAACGCCTGGGGCTTATAGAGCGCAGGAAGGGTGA